Genomic window (Paraglaciecola psychrophila 170):
CTCAGAATTCAATTCGCAAAAAGAGCGAAAATTCAACGTCAACTATGCAGCCAGTGACAACGACGAAACCGAGACCATAGTCAATATTCTTGGAGGTTCATGTCGCAGCGGTCAGTGGACAGTGCCGCGAGAAATAAGAATAATTACCTTATTCGGAGGTGCTGATATTGATTTTAGCGACGCTATATTTACCACCCCCAACGTCACCATAAAAATATTATGTTTATTTGGCGGTACCGATATCTCCGTACCTGAAGACATCAATATTGTTTCAAAAGCTTTTTGTATCTTAGGTGGCATTGATAATTCAGCACCCTCGATTGCCTCGAGACAAGCTCCTACCCTCACAATTGAAGGATTAGTGATGTTTGGTGGGTTGGACATCAAAATAAAACGTACGATTAAAGAAAAATTCATTGCCTTCGCCAATCAGATGAAAACTATATTTAACAACCGTGTTTAACAACCGTGTTTAACATTTAGCCTAAGAGTGTCTTAGGGTAACTAAGATAAGTTGCGACAAAGTCACTGGGAATTAACAATACATTGATTAATGTTTATCATAAAGCTATACAAATTAGCTTTATGACGTTTGTTACATTATTAGTTTTAACGGATACTGTGCATCAAAAGTGTCAATAATTTTATCTTTGATCCCAACGCACGTTATATTTTAATACATTAAAATCAGGAATACCCACATTCTGGCCCTAGAGTCTTGTACAATTAAACAACTGAAGCGCATAGGTAGCTCATTTTGAAGCACTATATTATTAGGATTACTCAGTCCATTAAGCGCCAGAACTCTGCGGTAAAAAACAAGGCGCTTATTCCGCTAAAGCGCGGTTTAATGACTGTAAAGCGAGGACTAGCGCAAGAATCTAGAGAGACGAAGATTATGCTGATCACCTATCAGCGATTCACTAGAGGCCAAGCAAGCAAACTTGAAATGGAGGAAGCGAATAAACAGTTTGTTGATGTTATTCGTGGTCTAGGATTAGGCGTACTCGCTATTTTACCTTTTTCGCCCATCACTTTACCGTTTGTAGTCAAGTTGGGAGAAAAAATAGGAGTCAACGTATTGCCCAGCGCATTCATGTTAGGTTTGAAGGAAGATGAAATTATAGACATTCAACAAGAAATTGAAGTAATAGTTGAGTCTGACATTGTGGCCCACCCTAATGACGATAACCTATAACCACTCTGACTTAACAACAGCACTAAAATTGACGCAAGTAATGCTTTCAATAAACCTCATTCTTTTTTGTCAAAATTTTTTACACTTTCCATTGTTAAATATAACTGATTGTAAAAAAGAGATTAAATAAATATGGAGCAGGTTTTGCCTGAAAAATTGCTTTAACAACATCGTCAATCACAAACCGCCCCTGAAAGTGAAATTAGTCAAATCAACCTGAATCAAAGAATGGCGACTAATAAACATCTTTAAAATTGGACTCATTATCTAACTAGTCAGGCAGCCAAATATTAACGATCACCACTGAGTCCTTTTCCTATCTTAGCTTTAAGCTACTGTTCTTTACTCTCAGCCAAAGCCTCACCCTCATGAACCACAGGTTCATCACTATCACTGGCTAACAATAACGCGACCCAACGAGTATCTGGACTAGATTCCAAAGCTATTTTAACAATCATAGTAAGAGGTACTGATAACAACATACCTACCGTGCCTAACAACCACCCCCAAAAAATTAAAGATAAAAAAACCACTAAAGTAGATAGACCTAAACCTCGCCCCATATAACGTGGCTCGATAACATTACCCATCACCATATTCGACACCACAAAGCCCAATGCGGTAAAACCTGCAGTAGCAGGTCCCAATTGTACAAAAGCTAATAACACAGCGGGTACAGCGGCAATGATAGAGCCGATGTTGGGTATGTAGTTAAATAAAAAAGCTAAAACTGCCCAAAGTAAAAAGTGATCAACACCCAGTACATACAACCAGACGCCAATAATAAGTCCAGTGCCTAAACTAACCAGGGTTTTAATCGCCAAGTAGTTTTTCACTGACAGTAAAAATTTATCAATTTGTTGTATTTTCATGTTGGGATCATCAAGAGCGATATGAATTTTTTTGGGTACTGATTCCGCCTCAAACAACATAAACACCACGATCAGCAATATCAGTAAAAAGTTTGTCAGCACGCCGCCTAAACTCGATAACAAGTTAGTTGCCATGTTCATTGCAGCACCGGGGTCCAGATAAGAAATCAAGGCTTCTTTGTTAACAATAATATTGACTTTATCTAACTGACCGATCACCCAAGCAAACTCTTCGACCAATTGTTCTCTATATTTGGGTACGTTTTGACTAAACTCATTCATCGATTGACCCACTAATGCAGCCAAAATCAATCCAAATACCACTATAATCAGTATTACCAGTACAACCGCTATGGCTCTGGGCAACTTATATTGGTTTGCCCAAGTAATGATAGGGCTGCAAGCCATAGCAATAAACACTGACAGTAAAAAAGGTACTACTATCGCACTAGCCGCTTTAACGCCGGCCAATATAATCACTATTGATGCCATTATTAACAATGTCTTGACGGATCTTTGAGATTTAATTTGCATATGAGGTTTCTGAACGAATATCTTGAGAGCAAACTATCAGATCCATATGCTATTTTATAGCGCATAATAAAAATGTAGCTTGAATTGGAACTTCAAACGTAAAAAGAATTCTTCAAAATGTTCTCAATCACGGCAAAATCAGTGAAGTTTGCTCATGTAGATAAGCTACTTTTAATCCCGAGTGAGAGTGTTTTGAAGAAATCCCTTTGGACTGGGGCATCTATTCGGTTACCTTGGCTGCTGATATATTGCTTAGAATAGCTAAACTTAAGCATGA
Coding sequences:
- a CDS encoding LiaF domain-containing protein — protein: MTVILEDRPIENVREEVIDTLIYNYSHGVISSEAFERRLDQAMASQNHQEIFNLAADLDKTTDSEFNSQKERKFNVNYAASDNDETETIVNILGGSCRSGQWTVPREIRIITLFGGADIDFSDAIFTTPNVTIKILCLFGGTDISVPEDINIVSKAFCILGGIDNSAPSIASRQAPTLTIEGLVMFGGLDIKIKRTIKEKFIAFANQMKTIFNNRV
- a CDS encoding AI-2E family transporter, which codes for MQIKSQRSVKTLLIMASIVIILAGVKAASAIVVPFLLSVFIAMACSPIITWANQYKLPRAIAVVLVILIIVVFGLILAALVGQSMNEFSQNVPKYREQLVEEFAWVIGQLDKVNIIVNKEALISYLDPGAAMNMATNLLSSLGGVLTNFLLILLIVVFMLFEAESVPKKIHIALDDPNMKIQQIDKFLLSVKNYLAIKTLVSLGTGLIIGVWLYVLGVDHFLLWAVLAFLFNYIPNIGSIIAAVPAVLLAFVQLGPATAGFTALGFVVSNMVMGNVIEPRYMGRGLGLSTLVVFLSLIFWGWLLGTVGMLLSVPLTMIVKIALESSPDTRWVALLLASDSDEPVVHEGEALAESKEQ